One part of the Tunicatimonas pelagia genome encodes these proteins:
- a CDS encoding ABC transporter permease, protein MIRSYLTIAFRNLWKNRAHTLINVLGLALGIASSIVIFFIVRFELSYDNFHEKADRIYRITSTFEQEGKLRYNNAVPFPLPEAFQQDFADDIEEVLIVEQTGGRVILDGETTFIDEGKVFTENAYFSFFDFPLVAGNPKTVLQQPNEVVLSQSLYRKLFNSEEYELGKTLSFRNDTTYLLEVTGILADLPKNTDLQFEFLVSYSTMPEETNASWESWFSNFNAFVCLAEDVQPAALSSQFQEFLKKYRNAEDVEKHKQGLRLQPLSEMHHNNQYAGFPYRKMPKFMLSGLVILAVLLITLACVNFTNLATAISSKRAKEVGVRKTLGSSRRQIVLSFLGEAFIVTVLATALAFGLAELGLIQLKKLYTHLQPITIQFGWMSIGFFLLLVLLVANLAGFYPAWLLSRFKPIQALKSATSLTCSRRFSLRHALVIFQFFVSQLFIVCVLVIAQQLNYLKNAPLGFDKEAILTIDLQDEEAKSRKRFEAALSKESAVKNLTFTSASAISQSMTGAIYSVDGKETERQVNLHYADHRFFDTHGMNLLAGSVFTPSDSGIAFVANEAFVKDLGLDNPEQALGKFIEVMNIELPIVGVVSNYHTASFTSKIPPLLITNRSEHYYNLSMKVDLTRAQTVIAKLEQVWQTTYPEYDFRYDFLDDKVASFYKSYDRTFSLAQIFAGIAIFISCLGLYGLVMFMAERRTKEVGIRKVLGASVQQIVALFSKEFVKLIFVAFILAAPLAYYLMQQWLRNFAYTIEVNAFTFAISLVAIITIVLLTVGYQSIKAAIANPVDALRDE, encoded by the coding sequence ATGATAAGAAGCTATCTCACCATCGCCTTTCGGAACTTGTGGAAAAACCGAGCGCATACGCTGATTAATGTGCTTGGGCTGGCTCTAGGCATTGCTAGCAGCATTGTCATCTTTTTTATTGTTCGCTTTGAGCTGAGCTACGATAACTTTCACGAGAAGGCCGATCGGATTTATCGGATTACTTCTACTTTTGAGCAAGAAGGAAAGCTGCGTTATAACAATGCGGTTCCGTTTCCTTTGCCCGAAGCCTTTCAGCAAGATTTTGCGGATGATATAGAAGAAGTTCTGATTGTGGAGCAAACTGGCGGACGGGTTATACTAGACGGCGAAACCACTTTCATTGACGAAGGAAAAGTCTTCACGGAGAACGCGTACTTTTCATTTTTTGATTTTCCCCTGGTAGCTGGCAACCCGAAAACGGTACTACAACAACCTAACGAAGTTGTTCTGTCTCAATCGCTGTATCGGAAATTGTTTAACTCGGAAGAATATGAGTTAGGAAAAACACTTTCATTTAGAAATGATACCACTTATTTACTGGAGGTAACGGGTATTCTAGCAGATTTGCCAAAAAACACTGATCTTCAATTTGAATTTCTGGTGTCATACAGTACGATGCCCGAGGAGACCAACGCCAGTTGGGAAAGCTGGTTTAGCAACTTCAATGCATTTGTTTGTCTTGCTGAAGATGTGCAGCCAGCAGCATTAAGTAGCCAGTTTCAGGAGTTTCTAAAAAAATACAGGAACGCCGAGGATGTAGAAAAACACAAGCAGGGATTACGGTTACAGCCCCTATCTGAAATGCATCATAATAATCAGTATGCTGGGTTTCCCTACCGAAAGATGCCCAAATTTATGCTATCAGGACTAGTGATTCTGGCTGTACTTTTAATTACATTGGCCTGTGTTAATTTTACAAATTTAGCAACCGCAATTAGTAGTAAGCGGGCTAAAGAGGTAGGGGTACGAAAAACGCTGGGAAGCAGCCGTAGACAGATTGTACTATCGTTTTTGGGCGAAGCCTTCATAGTGACGGTGCTGGCAACTGCTTTAGCGTTTGGATTAGCTGAATTGGGTTTGATTCAGCTAAAGAAGTTATATACCCACTTACAGCCAATTACTATTCAGTTCGGCTGGATGAGTATTGGTTTTTTCTTGTTGTTAGTATTATTGGTAGCTAATTTAGCTGGCTTCTATCCAGCTTGGCTATTATCTCGCTTCAAACCTATTCAAGCCCTTAAATCTGCCACGAGCCTGACTTGTAGTAGAAGGTTTTCACTGCGCCACGCATTAGTTATATTTCAGTTTTTTGTTTCTCAACTATTTATTGTCTGTGTGCTGGTTATTGCTCAGCAACTGAATTACCTCAAAAATGCTCCGCTGGGCTTTGATAAGGAGGCAATTTTAACAATAGATTTACAAGATGAGGAAGCTAAGAGCCGGAAGCGTTTTGAAGCTGCACTAAGCAAAGAGAGTGCCGTTAAGAATCTGACTTTCACCTCAGCTTCAGCTATTTCTCAATCTATGACAGGAGCGATTTACTCGGTAGATGGAAAAGAAACCGAACGCCAAGTAAACTTGCACTACGCTGACCATCGCTTCTTTGATACTCACGGAATGAATCTATTAGCAGGTTCAGTATTCACACCTTCTGACTCGGGCATTGCCTTTGTAGCGAATGAGGCGTTTGTAAAAGATTTGGGGCTTGACAATCCTGAGCAAGCTTTAGGAAAGTTTATTGAAGTTATGAATATTGAACTACCCATTGTGGGGGTGGTTTCCAATTACCATACCGCTAGTTTTACTAGTAAAATTCCACCGTTGCTTATTACTAACCGTAGTGAGCATTATTATAATTTGAGTATGAAGGTGGATCTGACACGGGCGCAAACGGTGATCGCTAAGCTGGAACAAGTCTGGCAGACTACGTACCCCGAATATGATTTTCGCTACGATTTTCTCGATGACAAAGTAGCTAGTTTCTATAAGAGTTACGACCGTACGTTTTCTTTAGCCCAGATATTTGCGGGTATCGCTATCTTTATTAGTTGTTTGGGTTTGTACGGATTGGTCATGTTTATGGCGGAACGACGAACCAAAGAAGTAGGCATTCGCAAGGTGCTGGGAGCTTCGGTGCAGCAGATTGTAGCGTTATTTTCTAAAGAGTTTGTCAAACTAATCTTCGTTGCCTTTATACTAGCTGCCCCATTAGCCTATTATTTAATGCAGCAGTGGTTACGCAATTTTGCTTACACCATAGAGGTCAATGCTTTTACCTTCGCTATCAGTTTAGTTGCCATTATAACCATTGTACTACTTACCGTTGGTTATCAATCTATAAAAGCAGCAATCGCCAATCCGGTAGATGCTCTGCGGGATGAGTAA
- a CDS encoding ABC transporter permease, with translation MLKSYFKIAIRNLIKRKAYSAIMVLSLTLGVISCLLIGTYIHYEFQYDLHHQHADRVYRLVDEITLPSGGTTSLARVPGTWGPLLAEQYPEIESYTRLMKYRLDRLVNYKEGDKQFYEPNFLWADSTVFEVFSIPFLMGNPDVALNGPNRVVISQNAAERYFGSDWQTDPQQNPMGKQLNELTVTGVMQNFPATSHFQADFLVSISTLYNSWSSVINSRTNHYYYTYFLLSEPSTSAQLEDKLSSFVKTHVEPEAARRFSPYLQSLLDIHLHSQLEAELAINGNIRYVFFFGGIALFILLLACINFINLTTARSTWRSKEVGIRKAVGGRRRQLVFQFLSESVLLVILSVIISLAITELTLVWFTDFVDRPLTLHWASPYFYGALLFGIIIIALLAGWYPAHFLSSVSPIKALRSGKSDSHSSRLRQYLVVFQFATCIALIASTLIITRQLRYMHDKDLGFQTEHILTFNLPDDPAQQDQEQLEREISQLASVEQTTITSHNLIGDQPYGATYHFRGYDPDDEGVSMGRLHVNFQFLETYGLSLVAGRGFAREHTTDTAAFLINEAALGLLGVSDPSEILGVEVMYEANGYPKRGAVIGVVEDFHFRSLHSPIGPMVMDIQPERNHFVAVRMQSENIAEALGSIQNIWNDLYPDIPFLYDFLDSKFDQVYKSEKRYGSLFTQFALVSIIIACLGLLGLAIFTAEKRAKEISIRKVLGASVSSLLVLLTGEFTKLVLIAALVATPLSWYFMSNWLNNFAYHANVGVDIFMIACGIALGIAWITVLYQSVKAAKVNPIKNLKNE, from the coding sequence ATGCTAAAAAGCTACTTCAAGATTGCCATTAGAAATCTAATTAAGCGGAAGGCTTACTCCGCTATTATGGTACTTAGCCTCACGCTGGGGGTTATTAGTTGTCTGCTGATCGGCACCTACATTCACTACGAGTTTCAGTACGATCTTCACCATCAACATGCTGACCGGGTTTATCGATTGGTAGATGAGATTACCTTGCCGAGCGGTGGTACGACTAGTTTGGCTCGGGTACCCGGTACTTGGGGTCCTCTATTAGCCGAACAGTATCCCGAGATTGAAAGTTACACCCGACTGATGAAGTACCGTCTGGATAGGCTGGTTAATTATAAAGAAGGCGATAAGCAGTTTTATGAGCCTAACTTTCTGTGGGCTGATTCTACCGTATTTGAAGTATTTAGCATTCCATTTTTGATGGGAAACCCCGACGTGGCCCTCAACGGACCCAACCGGGTAGTCATAAGCCAAAACGCAGCCGAACGCTACTTTGGATCTGACTGGCAAACCGACCCTCAGCAGAATCCGATGGGCAAGCAGCTAAATGAACTAACTGTCACGGGGGTTATGCAGAACTTTCCTGCCACCTCTCACTTTCAGGCTGATTTTCTGGTTTCTATATCTACTCTCTACAACTCCTGGAGCAGTGTCATCAACAGTCGAACCAATCATTATTACTACACCTACTTTCTGCTTTCCGAACCATCGACCTCCGCCCAATTAGAAGATAAATTATCGTCGTTCGTAAAAACTCACGTTGAACCGGAAGCAGCCCGCCGATTTAGCCCTTATTTACAATCTTTACTGGATATTCACTTACATTCTCAATTGGAAGCAGAACTAGCCATCAATGGTAATATCCGGTATGTGTTCTTTTTTGGTGGAATTGCTTTATTCATATTACTACTGGCCTGTATCAATTTCATAAACCTGACTACCGCCCGGTCTACCTGGCGTAGCAAAGAGGTGGGTATCCGTAAAGCTGTCGGTGGTCGTCGCCGACAGTTGGTCTTTCAGTTTTTGAGCGAATCGGTGCTGCTGGTAATTCTATCGGTTATTATTTCTTTAGCAATCACTGAGCTAACCCTGGTCTGGTTTACCGATTTTGTTGACCGTCCGCTTACATTACATTGGGCTTCACCTTACTTTTACGGCGCACTGCTTTTCGGAATAATCATTATTGCTCTGCTGGCGGGATGGTATCCAGCGCACTTTCTATCTTCAGTTAGCCCTATCAAGGCACTTCGTTCGGGTAAATCGGATAGCCATAGTAGTCGCCTCCGCCAATATTTGGTCGTTTTTCAGTTCGCTACCTGTATTGCCCTTATTGCTAGTACCCTGATTATTACCCGTCAGCTACGGTATATGCACGATAAAGATTTAGGGTTTCAGACGGAACATATCCTCACTTTTAACCTTCCGGATGACCCCGCTCAACAAGATCAAGAGCAGCTTGAACGTGAGATCAGTCAATTAGCCTCAGTAGAGCAGACAACAATCACCTCCCATAACCTGATCGGTGACCAGCCTTATGGTGCTACTTACCATTTTCGGGGATATGACCCTGACGACGAAGGAGTGAGTATGGGGCGCTTGCATGTGAATTTTCAATTTTTGGAAACGTACGGACTCTCGTTAGTAGCCGGGCGAGGGTTCGCCCGAGAACACACCACCGATACGGCGGCCTTTCTTATCAACGAAGCCGCGCTAGGGCTACTGGGAGTCTCTGACCCATCGGAAATACTGGGAGTAGAAGTTATGTACGAAGCTAATGGCTATCCGAAACGAGGGGCAGTAATTGGAGTGGTAGAAGACTTCCACTTCCGCTCCTTGCATAGTCCCATTGGACCGATGGTAATGGATATTCAGCCGGAGAGAAACCACTTTGTAGCAGTGAGAATGCAGAGCGAAAACATTGCCGAAGCTCTGGGCAGTATTCAGAATATTTGGAACGATTTATACCCTGATATTCCGTTTCTGTACGATTTTCTGGATTCCAAGTTTGATCAGGTCTATAAATCTGAAAAACGGTACGGAAGCTTGTTCACTCAATTTGCTTTAGTCTCCATCATCATTGCCTGTTTAGGTTTGCTGGGTTTAGCAATTTTTACTGCTGAAAAGCGAGCCAAGGAAATTAGTATCCGCAAAGTGTTGGGCGCATCGGTATCTAGCCTGCTCGTGTTACTTACCGGCGAATTTACCAAACTGGTATTAATTGCAGCTCTAGTAGCTACTCCGTTATCTTGGTATTTTATGAGCAATTGGCTTAACAATTTTGCATACCACGCCAATGTGGGAGTTGATATCTTTATGATAGCCTGTGGTATTGCTTTGGGAATAGCTTGGATAACTGTGCTTTACCAATCAGTGAAAGCGGCCAAAGTTAATCCAATAAAGAACTTAAAAAATGAATAA
- a CDS encoding ABC transporter permease — MIENYFKIALRSLRKQKFYALINVFGLSLGLACCLLIALYVADDLSYDRFHPDSDRMYRVRHKFMVSGQESDMADVAPALAQGIRENISQVAQAIRTEYSSPYIYRKGAELLGEQATIRSDPNFFQFFGYELLVGDPATVLASPRSIVLTKSVADAYFGKVENADIDQHPALGQALISEGEDFTVTGIAEDPPINSHLDFGIIMSNVALERVKNGEGFWLPAGYLTYVILQEGTNPESLKAEFLAMEKAYEWPQMTERLGVPLATLEAQQDYLGHYLVPISDIHLVTEGNMKYVYIFSVIGLFMLLIACINYTNLATARSTQRAKEVGIRKALGTSRIRLIGQFLSESVLMTLLAMLLALGITEIFRIPFGRLTDKALTLSVLQEPIWLVFILLLTLLVSLLAGLYPAFYLSLFKPSEVLKGQLGRVKSGSFRKGLVVFQFCVSATLIVCSILVYQQLLFMHAKDVGFSKENVLLLPNTHTLGNREVFREILLQNAQIEAVSFSSTAPGDAFDAFTTYQKLGSEDKYQAKRLAADADFLEAYELQLLEGRNLKKEPGEMKEALLNEEAANQLGTDQVVGSVVETFWGGKFEIVGIVKDFNFEHLQSSIMPLIIHHNRDGEFNYYTSVRIKGRDISETISFIESVWRKHNQEAQFSYSFLDRKFNDLFKTEQRMSVAVVTFTGLIIFIACIGLFGLITYVAEQRTKEIGIRKVLGASVKDVVLLLSDSFARLVFWSFLLAIPLAYVLIQQWLGTFAYRISVEVWPFAIAGIILFFLAITTVSYQSIRAARANPVEALKNE; from the coding sequence ATGATAGAGAACTACTTCAAAATTGCTCTTAGAAGCTTACGCAAACAGAAATTCTACGCGCTGATTAACGTCTTTGGGTTATCGCTGGGTTTGGCTTGTTGTCTGCTGATTGCTTTGTACGTGGCGGATGATTTGAGCTACGATCGTTTTCATCCCGATTCGGATCGGATGTACCGGGTGCGACATAAATTTATGGTAAGTGGGCAGGAGTCGGATATGGCAGATGTGGCTCCGGCATTGGCGCAGGGTATTCGTGAGAATATTTCCCAGGTAGCGCAAGCAATTCGGACGGAATATTCTAGTCCATACATTTATCGAAAGGGAGCCGAACTGCTGGGCGAGCAAGCCACCATCCGGTCTGACCCTAATTTCTTTCAGTTTTTTGGTTACGAACTGCTAGTAGGTGACCCGGCTACGGTGCTTGCAAGTCCGCGAAGTATCGTGCTAACTAAAAGTGTAGCAGACGCATATTTTGGGAAGGTTGAAAACGCAGATATAGATCAGCACCCGGCTTTAGGGCAAGCACTTATCTCGGAGGGCGAAGACTTTACTGTGACTGGAATCGCTGAAGATCCACCCATCAATTCTCACCTGGATTTTGGAATTATCATGTCCAACGTTGCTTTAGAACGGGTGAAGAACGGTGAGGGGTTTTGGCTTCCGGCGGGCTATCTTACCTACGTGATTTTGCAAGAAGGAACTAATCCTGAATCCTTGAAAGCGGAGTTCCTGGCGATGGAGAAGGCCTACGAGTGGCCTCAGATGACGGAGCGATTGGGCGTACCACTAGCTACTCTGGAAGCTCAACAAGATTATCTGGGGCATTACCTAGTTCCTATCTCTGATATTCATCTCGTTACCGAGGGGAATATGAAGTACGTGTATATTTTCTCCGTAATTGGGCTGTTTATGCTGCTGATTGCCTGCATCAATTACACCAACTTGGCAACCGCTCGTTCTACCCAACGGGCTAAAGAGGTAGGTATCCGGAAAGCCTTAGGCACATCTCGCATACGGTTGATTGGTCAGTTTTTAAGCGAGTCAGTTTTGATGACACTGCTGGCGATGCTCTTAGCTTTGGGTATTACTGAGATTTTTCGCATTCCGTTTGGTAGACTTACTGACAAGGCTCTGACATTGAGTGTTCTGCAAGAACCTATTTGGTTGGTGTTTATTCTTTTATTGACGCTACTCGTCAGTTTGTTGGCAGGACTTTATCCCGCTTTTTACCTCTCGCTATTTAAGCCATCCGAGGTTTTGAAGGGGCAGTTGGGTAGAGTAAAATCCGGTAGTTTCAGAAAAGGGCTAGTCGTATTTCAATTTTGTGTTTCGGCGACATTGATTGTCTGCTCAATATTGGTGTATCAGCAGTTGCTATTTATGCACGCTAAAGATGTGGGCTTCAGTAAAGAGAATGTGCTTCTGTTGCCCAACACTCATACGCTAGGAAACCGGGAAGTTTTTCGGGAGATACTGTTGCAGAATGCTCAAATAGAAGCGGTAAGCTTTAGCTCTACTGCCCCCGGTGATGCTTTCGATGCGTTTACTACCTATCAGAAACTAGGCAGCGAAGACAAGTATCAGGCTAAACGCTTAGCGGCCGACGCTGATTTTCTAGAAGCTTATGAGCTCCAACTATTGGAAGGGAGAAACCTAAAAAAAGAACCGGGCGAAATGAAAGAAGCCCTGCTAAACGAAGAAGCTGCCAACCAGCTAGGCACCGATCAGGTAGTGGGAAGCGTAGTGGAAACGTTTTGGGGTGGTAAATTTGAAATAGTAGGCATCGTGAAAGACTTCAACTTTGAGCACTTACAATCCAGTATTATGCCGCTGATTATTCACCATAACCGGGACGGGGAGTTTAACTACTACACTTCGGTGCGAATAAAGGGGAGAGATATATCAGAAACCATTAGCTTTATAGAATCCGTCTGGCGCAAGCACAATCAGGAAGCCCAGTTTAGTTACTCGTTCCTCGACCGAAAGTTCAACGACCTGTTTAAAACCGAACAGCGAATGAGCGTGGCGGTCGTTACGTTTACCGGATTGATTATTTTTATCGCCTGTATCGGTCTGTTTGGTCTAATCACCTACGTGGCCGAACAACGCACCAAAGAAATCGGAATTCGGAAGGTGCTAGGGGCTTCGGTGAAGGATGTGGTTCTACTACTTTCAGACAGTTTCGCCCGCTTGGTGTTTTGGTCATTCTTATTAGCCATTCCCTTAGCTTACGTACTCATTCAACAGTGGCTCGGTACCTTTGCCTATCGCATCAGCGTAGAAGTCTGGCCATTTGCTATCGCTGGAATTATCCTTTTCTTTCTCGCAATCACTACCGTTAGCTATCAATCCATCCGGGCTGCCCGGGCAAACCCGGTAGAAGCTTTGAAGAATGAATAA
- a CDS encoding serine hydrolase domain-containing protein, translating to MKKIIFIVAIVLSFFQNQTTAQSTKFTNLDSVVLKILEAHEVPGAGVALVAKDSIIWMGNLGLSDVENSTLVNEQTLFGIGSIAKTFLSLAAMIAQEKGMLDIHQPFINIIPSLDFDNHWENTHPVRLIHLLEHTSGFDEAHFSLFSQANSSTPLGAVMEKSKPSLVTRWKPGSYFAYNNLGAMVAAYGIATAMEQSYEKFVEENIFAPLKMDRASYRVSNETLPFVSKGYTSGLVEEPYPDLPQWSAGGIVASTQDMATLVQLFLNEGEVNGHQIISPASVSSMETPETSLLAQAGVQYGYGKGLRGEIEQGHLFYGHDGSYGGFLSEFGYSRELNIGYIILINHRDGQAALRAVKEALLSYALPPTSSKNSFSDTPSISSPSSLAGCYQPITSTMSITDFAVRLVDLQFIEQKNGQWYQRGMFGRHQELVPVSNTQFRKPHEPIATSAFVEDTDGNWQWLESTAYRQIPVGWGYFQFYAIASSLLIMMIAAVTITIRVIVKLIKGKKDHSRLQLLILLAFGSFVGMVVSVTLLYDPFIPFSLGAVLFLICGWTFFLLSFGALSQTLIAIYLNRSATPWGKYFTLVASLAHCTIAAYLLYWNIVGLTLWNY from the coding sequence ATGAAAAAGATCATTTTCATAGTTGCTATCGTATTGTCCTTTTTTCAAAACCAAACCACTGCTCAATCAACGAAATTCACTAATCTTGACTCGGTTGTTCTAAAGATTCTTGAAGCGCATGAAGTGCCGGGAGCAGGCGTAGCCTTAGTGGCAAAAGATAGTATTATCTGGATGGGTAACCTAGGGCTATCTGATGTTGAGAATAGCACGTTGGTGAATGAGCAGACACTGTTCGGTATTGGCTCTATTGCTAAGACTTTTCTTTCTTTAGCTGCTATGATAGCTCAGGAGAAAGGAATGCTAGACATTCACCAGCCATTTATAAATATTATCCCCTCGTTGGATTTTGATAACCATTGGGAAAATACTCATCCCGTCCGGTTGATCCATTTGTTGGAGCATACTTCGGGTTTCGATGAAGCACACTTCAGCTTATTCTCTCAGGCTAATTCCAGCACCCCACTTGGCGCAGTTATGGAAAAGAGTAAACCATCATTAGTTACTCGCTGGAAACCAGGTTCGTACTTTGCGTACAACAATTTGGGAGCTATGGTCGCCGCTTACGGCATTGCTACTGCGATGGAGCAATCTTACGAAAAGTTTGTTGAAGAAAACATCTTTGCACCGCTAAAAATGGATCGAGCTAGCTATCGAGTATCTAATGAAACTTTACCTTTCGTATCTAAAGGGTACACCAGCGGACTGGTGGAAGAGCCGTATCCCGATCTTCCGCAGTGGTCCGCCGGAGGCATCGTAGCTTCTACCCAAGATATGGCAACGTTAGTTCAGCTATTTCTCAACGAAGGAGAAGTCAACGGTCACCAGATTATAAGTCCTGCTTCGGTAAGCAGCATGGAAACTCCGGAAACATCTTTACTCGCCCAAGCTGGAGTTCAGTACGGTTACGGAAAAGGGCTACGGGGCGAGATAGAGCAAGGCCACCTTTTCTACGGTCACGATGGTAGCTACGGCGGATTCTTATCGGAATTTGGCTATTCGAGAGAGCTAAACATTGGCTACATTATTCTGATTAATCATCGAGACGGTCAAGCAGCCCTAAGAGCAGTAAAAGAAGCCCTTCTATCCTACGCTCTTCCACCAACAAGTTCAAAGAATAGTTTCAGCGATACTCCCTCCATTTCCTCACCTTCTTCTTTAGCGGGCTGCTACCAACCGATCACTTCTACTATGAGCATCACTGACTTTGCCGTACGATTAGTCGATCTACAGTTTATTGAGCAAAAAAATGGACAGTGGTACCAACGAGGTATGTTTGGTAGACATCAGGAACTAGTACCGGTAAGCAATACTCAATTCAGAAAGCCTCATGAGCCAATAGCAACTTCAGCTTTTGTAGAAGACACCGACGGAAATTGGCAATGGTTGGAAAGTACGGCCTATCGGCAGATTCCCGTTGGGTGGGGGTACTTTCAGTTTTACGCGATAGCATCAAGTCTACTTATCATGATGATAGCTGCGGTAACAATTACAATAAGAGTAATTGTCAAACTGATTAAAGGAAAGAAAGATCACTCCCGTCTTCAGCTACTAATACTTCTAGCCTTCGGTTCCTTCGTAGGCATGGTCGTTTCGGTGACTTTATTGTACGACCCTTTTATACCGTTCAGCTTAGGAGCAGTTCTATTTTTAATTTGCGGATGGACATTCTTTCTCCTTTCCTTCGGCGCATTATCTCAAACGTTGATTGCAATCTACTTGAACCGGTCTGCTACTCCGTGGGGTAAATACTTCACGCTGGTAGCATCGCTGGCGCATTGTACTATTGCCGCGTATTTACTCTACTGGAACATTGTTGGACTTACGCTCTGGAACTACTGA
- a CDS encoding helix-turn-helix domain-containing protein — MPIIVNLDVAMAKKKMSLTELSEKVGVSMTNLSLLKKGKVKGVRFNTLEAICQALDCKPGDILDYEEP, encoded by the coding sequence ATGCCGATTATTGTCAATCTTGATGTTGCAATGGCGAAGAAAAAAATGTCGCTAACTGAGCTTTCCGAAAAGGTAGGGGTTTCTATGACTAATTTATCGCTGCTGAAAAAAGGCAAAGTAAAAGGCGTGCGCTTCAACACATTAGAAGCTATCTGCCAAGCCCTAGACTGTAAACCGGGCGATATTCTCGACTACGAAGAACCTTAA
- a CDS encoding DUF2975 domain-containing protein, whose translation MQYVRHKKLISTLRGLVIFALILEILMAAMVLIIFATTIISSEDTLLSAWPVEVGAAVTDLRTSSIHPHLSDVAVTINQGSIQFSSESVDYYLLKFLEIALGFAITIGVTWLLIRILSSLQHQRIFTTENAHRLRNIALLVILATPYSLIKSLTYRGYIATTIEVEGKEYANLFDTFSANLSSNQIWLSFDTNWQALLTGLILLIIAEVFRVGVLIKLDNESIV comes from the coding sequence ATGCAATACGTTCGTCATAAAAAGCTAATTAGTACGCTGAGAGGATTAGTAATCTTCGCATTGATTCTAGAAATTCTTATGGCGGCAATGGTGCTGATTATCTTCGCAACAACCATAATCTCATCAGAGGATACCCTTCTATCAGCCTGGCCCGTTGAAGTAGGCGCTGCCGTAACTGACCTTCGTACTAGCAGTATCCATCCGCACCTAAGCGATGTTGCTGTTACCATCAATCAAGGTAGCATCCAGTTCTCCTCAGAAAGTGTAGACTACTACTTACTCAAATTTCTGGAAATAGCTCTCGGCTTCGCCATAACGATTGGGGTAACTTGGTTATTAATCAGGATTCTTTCTTCGCTTCAGCACCAGCGCATCTTTACTACTGAAAATGCCCATCGGCTGAGAAACATTGCGTTACTAGTAATTTTAGCTACGCCCTACAGCTTAATCAAAAGCCTGACTTATCGAGGCTACATCGCTACTACTATTGAGGTAGAGGGAAAGGAATATGCCAATCTGTTTGACACTTTTTCAGCTAACTTATCTTCTAATCAAATATGGTTGAGTTTCGATACCAACTGGCAAGCACTCCTTACTGGATTGATACTACTAATTATTGCCGAAGTGTTTCGGGTGGGCGTACTCATTAAGCTTGATAACGAATCTATTGTATAG